From the genome of Vigna angularis cultivar LongXiaoDou No.4 chromosome 11, ASM1680809v1, whole genome shotgun sequence, one region includes:
- the LOC108334249 gene encoding uncharacterized protein LOC108334249 — MSVERSFEAWEEVQRHGQDLADRLAQGFSGLIHTHINPTQFVWPNPPQSKLFDLEFSSQRFGKRDFALATQEYGINGVSAIFDIGNRIGQAGADFGASLNGLVQQFFRSLPVPVPFKHEESSVRVEGGDKGWQRGGVGIAVPEDLGLGSLSERLKNHGFAESVSGGSGGSAEEEGGGGFNIGSIGLLGRRQGIINFTSTYDSRTQEVEGSLVARGDLWRLEASHGGSTTGNENSSLFLVQLGPLLFIRDSTLLLPVHLSKQHLLWYGYDRKNGMHSLCPAVWSKHRRWLLMSMLCLNPVACSFVDLQFPNGQLTYVSGEGLSTSAFLPVCGGLLQAQGQYPGEMRFSFSCKNKWGTRITPMVQWPDKSFSLGLAQALAWKRSGLMVRPSVQFSLCPTLGGSNPGLRAELIHSVKEKLNLICGCAFMTYPSAFASVSIGRSKWNGNVGNSGLVLRVDVPLSTVGRPSFSIQINSGIEF; from the exons ATGTCTGTGGAAAGGTCGTTTGAGGCATGGGAAGAGGTGCAGCGTCACGGGCAGGACCTGGCTGACCGGCTTGCCCAGGGTTTCAGCGGATTAATTCATACGCATATAAATCCTACGCAATTCGTGTGGCCGAACCCTCCGCAATCGAAGCTCTTTGATCTGGAGTTTTCATCGCAGAGATTCGGGAAGAGGGACTTCGCTTTGGCGACTCAGGAGTACGGGATCAATGGCGTGTCGGCGATTTTTGACATCGGGAACAGGATCGGGCAGGCTGGGGCGGACTTTGGGGCCAGCTTGAATGGTCTGGTTCAGCAGTTTTTCCGGTCGTTGCCGGTGCCAGTGCCGTTCAAGCATGAGGAGAGTTCAGTGAGGGTGGAGGGTGGGGATAAGGGGTGGCAGAGAGGAGGAGTCGGGATTGCTGTACCGGAGGATTTGGGGTTGGGGTCGCTTAGCGAGAGGTTGAAAAATCATGGGTTTGCTGAGAGTGTTAGTGGCGGTAGCGGTGGAAGTGCTGAGGAAGAGGGTGGTGGTGGGTTTAACATTGGCTCTATTGGTCTTCTGGGCAGGCGTCAG GGGATAATAAATTTTACGTCAACTTATGATAGCAGAACTCAAGAAGTGGAAGGTTCTTTAGTTGCAAGGGGAGATTTGTGGAGACTAGAAGCATCACATGGTGGTTCTACTACTGGAAATGAAAATTCATCTCTTTTCTTAGTTCAGCTTGGACCTCTTCTCTTTATCCGTGATTCAACACTCCTCTTGCCTGTTCATTTGTCAAAGCAGCACTTGTTGTGGTATGGCTATGATAGAAAG AATGGAATGCATTCCCTTTGTCCTGCAGTGTGGTCAAAGCACAGAAGGTGGTTATTAATGTCGATGCTTTGTCTGAATCCCGTAGCTTGT TCATTTGTGGATCTTCAATTTCCTAATGGGCAACTAACCTACGTATCTGGTGAGGGTCTAAGTACCAGTGCTTTCCTTCCTGTTTGCGGAGGTCTTCTTCAAGCTCAGGGTCAATATCCTGGGGAAATGAGATTCAGCTTTTCATGCAAG AACAAGTGGGGAACAAGAATAACACCAATGGTACAATGGCCTGACAAATCATTTTCTTTGGGTCTTGCTCAAGCCTTGGCCTGGAAGCGATCTGGTCTCATGGTGAGACCATCCGTTCAATTCAG TTTGTGTCCTACTCTTGGGGGAAGCAATCCAGGGTTGCGGGCAGAGCTCATTCATTCAGTTAAAGAGAAACTTAATCTAATTTGTGGATGTGCTTTCATGACCTATCCTTCTGCATTTGCTTCAGTATCT ATTGGCAGATCAAAGTGGAATGGAAATGTGGGGAACTCAGGTCTTGTTCTAAGAGTTGATGTACCTCTCTCCACCGTTGGGCGCCCTTCCTTCTCCATTCAAATAAATAGTGGCATTGAGTTTTGA
- the LOC108333434 gene encoding protein TIC 20-IV, chloroplastic isoform X2, whose protein sequence is MTTQLATAHPSVLLVPPSSASLCLARKKNYAITAFAGNALGKSTIQLTAVSSPLFTAREARLSLRFPRSQRRNSTVRGQAFIYHSSGFRIPSNAEKPEWWWRALSCVPYLIALQISAAGIYLEPILEKFPLFHSLIFYIPGAVNRLPNWFPMLYCYVAIVWVVKNKDLPLIFRFHVMMGMLLELALQIVWISSNFMPLIHFKGTLGTYYWAGVALAYIFVMIRCIRCALLGTFVSFPVLSESAFLHSLFSLGGFQRPF, encoded by the exons atGACAACCCAATTGGCAACAGCCCACCCTTCTGTTCTCCTCGTTCCTCCCTCTTCTGCTTCTCTCTGTTTAGCAAG GAAAAAGAATTATGCCATCACAGCTTTTGCAGGCAATGCACTTG GAAAATCAACTATCCAACTCACTGCAGTTTCGTCACCACTATTTACCGCTAGAGAAGCTCGCCTCTCACTCAGATTTCCTAGGTCTCAAAGACGCAATTCTACTGTCCGTGGACAAGCATTTATATATCATTCTTCTGGTTTCCGAATCCCATCAAATGCTGAGAAGCCAGAATGGTGGTGGAGGGCTTTATCCTGTGTTCCCTATCTGATAGCATTGCAGATATCTGCAGCTGGGATTTATCTAGAACCCATCCTTGAAAAATTTCCATTGTTTCAcagtttgattttttatatccCAGGAGCTGTCAACCGATTACCAAACTGGTTCCCTATGTTATATTGCTATGTGGCTATTGTATGGGTGGTGAAAAACAAGGATTTGCCCCTTATCTTCAGATTCCATGTAATGATGGGAATGTTGCTGGAACTTGCTCTGCAGATAGTGTGGATTTCAAGCAATTTCATGCCACTTATACACTTCAAGGGAACATTGGGAACGTATTACTGGGCTGGCGTGGCGCTGgcatatatttttgtaatgatAAGGTGCATAAGGTGCGCGCTTCTGGGTACATTTGTGAGTTTCCCTGTACTTAGTGAATCAGCATTCCTTCATTCTTTATTCAGTTTAGGAGGATTTCAACGGCCTTTTTAG
- the LOC108333434 gene encoding protein TIC 20-IV, chloroplastic isoform X1, which yields MTTQLATAHPSVLLVPPSSASLCLARNKDLIPKRCSIINRKKNYAITAFAGNALGKSTIQLTAVSSPLFTAREARLSLRFPRSQRRNSTVRGQAFIYHSSGFRIPSNAEKPEWWWRALSCVPYLIALQISAAGIYLEPILEKFPLFHSLIFYIPGAVNRLPNWFPMLYCYVAIVWVVKNKDLPLIFRFHVMMGMLLELALQIVWISSNFMPLIHFKGTLGTYYWAGVALAYIFVMIRCIRCALLGTFVSFPVLSESAFLHSLFSLGGFQRPF from the exons atGACAACCCAATTGGCAACAGCCCACCCTTCTGTTCTCCTCGTTCCTCCCTCTTCTGCTTCTCTCTGTTTAGCAAG GAATAAAGATTTGATTCCAAAAAGATGCTCTATAATCAACAGGAAAAAGAATTATGCCATCACAGCTTTTGCAGGCAATGCACTTG GAAAATCAACTATCCAACTCACTGCAGTTTCGTCACCACTATTTACCGCTAGAGAAGCTCGCCTCTCACTCAGATTTCCTAGGTCTCAAAGACGCAATTCTACTGTCCGTGGACAAGCATTTATATATCATTCTTCTGGTTTCCGAATCCCATCAAATGCTGAGAAGCCAGAATGGTGGTGGAGGGCTTTATCCTGTGTTCCCTATCTGATAGCATTGCAGATATCTGCAGCTGGGATTTATCTAGAACCCATCCTTGAAAAATTTCCATTGTTTCAcagtttgattttttatatccCAGGAGCTGTCAACCGATTACCAAACTGGTTCCCTATGTTATATTGCTATGTGGCTATTGTATGGGTGGTGAAAAACAAGGATTTGCCCCTTATCTTCAGATTCCATGTAATGATGGGAATGTTGCTGGAACTTGCTCTGCAGATAGTGTGGATTTCAAGCAATTTCATGCCACTTATACACTTCAAGGGAACATTGGGAACGTATTACTGGGCTGGCGTGGCGCTGgcatatatttttgtaatgatAAGGTGCATAAGGTGCGCGCTTCTGGGTACATTTGTGAGTTTCCCTGTACTTAGTGAATCAGCATTCCTTCATTCTTTATTCAGTTTAGGAGGATTTCAACGGCCTTTTTAG